Proteins from one Aminivibrio sp. genomic window:
- the mazG gene encoding nucleoside triphosphate pyrophosphohydrolase, producing the protein MNENCGSAFGELVSVMSRLRAPGGCPWDREQTLESLRAYIVEEAYELVDAVTRSDSDDIREECGDVLLQVVFVSQIASEMGLFSVEDVIRGLVEKLVRRHPHVFGHARADSSGDVLRNWEQIKTGEKENKKKKDTSLLAGVPEGMPPLAKAYRIQGKAAHVGFDWPKGDLSPLYGKVEEEMTELREAAEDGAPEKIEDEMGDLLFAAVNLARHLGVNPDSALGRANRKFTGRFRRVEQYVAEDARPWSEYTPEELDRLWEEAKSSPLAAD; encoded by the coding sequence ATGAACGAAAACTGCGGCAGCGCCTTCGGGGAGCTCGTGTCGGTGATGAGCCGCCTCCGGGCTCCGGGCGGGTGCCCCTGGGACAGGGAGCAGACCCTCGAAAGCCTGCGCGCCTATATCGTGGAGGAAGCCTACGAGCTCGTGGATGCGGTGACGAGGAGCGACAGCGACGACATCCGGGAGGAGTGCGGCGACGTGCTGCTTCAGGTGGTTTTCGTGTCCCAGATAGCCTCGGAGATGGGCCTTTTCTCAGTTGAAGACGTGATCCGGGGGCTGGTGGAGAAGCTGGTCCGCAGGCACCCCCATGTGTTCGGCCATGCCCGGGCCGACTCGAGCGGCGACGTGCTGCGGAACTGGGAGCAGATCAAGACCGGCGAAAAGGAAAACAAAAAAAAGAAGGACACCTCCCTCCTTGCGGGTGTGCCGGAGGGCATGCCCCCCCTGGCCAAGGCCTACCGGATCCAGGGCAAGGCGGCCCACGTGGGTTTCGACTGGCCGAAGGGCGATCTATCCCCCCTGTATGGTAAAGTGGAGGAAGAAATGACCGAGCTCCGGGAAGCGGCAGAGGACGGAGCTCCTGAAAAAATAGAGGACGAGATGGGCGACCTTCTCTTCGCCGCCGTCAACCTTGCCCGTCACCTCGGCGTGAACCCCGACTCCGCCCTGGGAAGGGCCAACAGGAAATTCACCGGGCGGTTCCGGCGGGTGGAGCAGTACGTGGCGGAGGATGCCCGGCCCTGGAGCGAATATACTCCGGAAGAGCTTGACCGGCTCTGGGAAGAGGCGAAGTCTTCGCCTCTCGCGGCGGATTGA
- a CDS encoding pyruvate carboxylase subunit B has product MTNEKKNKAATPAPPAEAAKVQEAPEAVTADSSASHRVPRKVGITDTTLRDGHQSLMATRMSISDMTPVVEMMDEVGFHSMEVWGGATFDTCMRFLDEDPWERLRTLRKLFKKTKLQMLLRGQNVVGYRHYADDTVREFVKRAVGNGLDIIRVFDALNDLRNMEVAADQIKKEGAHLQLAFSFTLSPVHSLDAFAKLSREMKSMGADSICIKDMAGIISPVETAALVRTIKKETGLPVQIHSHYTSGMASMAYFAGLEAGADVVDCAISPFAQGTSQPPIESLVAGMKGGEFDTDIDLKKLVPIANHFKKVREKYSKIFVDLGGVDINVLMYQIPGGMYSNLISQLKDQNALHRLPEVLDEVPRVRKEMGYPPLVTPTSQIVGTQATLNVLVGERWKIVPKEVRSYFLGQYGKPPAELDPEIQKKVIGDEIPITCRPAENIAPELEAAAKAVEPWILQPEDVLSYVLFPAVAKDFLMRKFAREMKVDVGVSELVDGAGYPV; this is encoded by the coding sequence ATGACGAACGAAAAAAAGAACAAGGCAGCGACTCCGGCCCCTCCGGCCGAAGCGGCGAAAGTACAGGAGGCGCCCGAAGCGGTAACCGCCGATTCCTCCGCATCCCACAGGGTGCCCCGCAAGGTAGGCATCACCGACACGACTCTCCGGGACGGGCACCAGTCCCTTATGGCCACCCGCATGAGCATCTCGGACATGACCCCCGTCGTGGAGATGATGGACGAGGTGGGCTTCCACTCCATGGAAGTCTGGGGCGGAGCCACCTTCGACACCTGCATGCGCTTTCTCGACGAGGACCCCTGGGAGAGGCTCCGCACCCTCCGTAAGCTCTTCAAGAAGACGAAGCTCCAGATGCTCCTCCGGGGCCAGAACGTGGTGGGATACCGCCACTACGCCGACGACACCGTCCGGGAGTTCGTAAAGCGGGCCGTTGGCAACGGCCTTGACATCATCCGGGTGTTCGACGCCCTCAACGACCTCCGGAACATGGAAGTGGCAGCGGACCAGATCAAGAAGGAAGGGGCCCACCTGCAGCTTGCCTTCTCCTTCACCCTGTCCCCGGTGCACTCCCTCGACGCCTTCGCCAAGCTCTCCCGGGAGATGAAGTCCATGGGCGCCGACTCCATCTGCATCAAGGACATGGCCGGCATCATCAGCCCCGTGGAGACCGCCGCCCTCGTCAGGACCATCAAGAAGGAGACCGGTCTCCCCGTGCAGATTCACTCCCACTACACCAGCGGCATGGCCTCCATGGCCTATTTCGCCGGTCTCGAGGCGGGCGCCGACGTGGTGGACTGCGCCATCTCCCCCTTTGCCCAGGGCACCAGTCAGCCCCCCATCGAATCCCTGGTGGCGGGCATGAAGGGCGGGGAGTTCGACACGGACATCGACCTTAAAAAGCTCGTCCCCATCGCTAACCACTTTAAGAAAGTCCGGGAGAAGTACTCCAAGATCTTCGTCGACCTCGGCGGCGTGGACATCAACGTCCTCATGTACCAGATCCCCGGGGGCATGTACTCCAACCTGATCAGCCAGCTTAAGGACCAGAATGCCCTTCACCGGCTGCCCGAAGTGCTGGATGAGGTTCCCAGGGTCCGGAAGGAAATGGGCTATCCTCCCCTCGTCACCCCCACCAGCCAGATCGTGGGCACCCAGGCTACCCTCAACGTCCTCGTGGGCGAGCGCTGGAAGATCGTTCCAAAGGAAGTGCGCAGCTACTTCCTCGGCCAGTACGGCAAGCCGCCCGCAGAGCTGGACCCGGAGATCCAGAAGAAAGTCATCGGCGACGAGATTCCCATTACCTGCAGGCCCGCCGAGAACATCGCCCCCGAACTTGAGGCGGCCGCGAAGGCCGTGGAGCCCTGGATCCTCCAGCCGGAGGACGTGCTCAGTTATGTTCTGTTCCCCGCCGTGGCGAAGGATTTCCTCATGCGGAAGTTCGCCCGGGAGATGAAGGTGGACGTTGGCGTGTCCGAACTGGTGGACGGTGCGGGGTATCCCGTATAG